CAATCACGCCTTCAATCTTCCTGTTCACAAATATGACATAaaacatttaatttaattttggaaaaattcgatcacaaactCATTAAAATCCTATACAACAGtaaataaggatttgttttacacaaaaccttaaaaaccaagaTATCTCTTGAAGAACATCATCTTCAACTGTTGGTTAAtgtaaaaatattcatttaGATTTATCTTGTCAAATTGCCATCTTATTTTTGTGTTGGGGATAAAAACTCTCTAAAATTCGAGTGTagaaatatatatgtaataaaatcttaaaataaatttctaaCTTACATCACAAATAATTATTCTCCTTCGTACTAACACTGTCGATAACTAAATCtcctttttctgcttttcagAAACTTAATCTACTTATTTTTGATTGAtcggaaatcaataaaattttatcttaaagcgaaaaaaaaaatcataataaatTTCGATTTGGTTGATTTCAATTATCAACATAGTTGCAGATTGTAGGTATCTGGATTTTTCACTGTGATGAGACCAATCGTAGAGCCAGTCCAGCTAACAATTCCTTAGTTTCAATGATGCGGAAGTGATGCTTTCTGAAAACTGGAAGCGAACAACGTTTCAACGGACGGAAGTGTTCTTGTGTAATTCTGCTGACCTGCATCGTCTGGACTTGATATTGTTGATATATTCGTATGAAGTGGGGAGAGTGAGGGTAGATAGTATTGGCAATTCGAAGTCAATGATGATAGAGGTAGTTCTGAAAATATAAATAGACAATAATATTAATCCAAATTGTAAATGCATTTgcacacacagtgttggactcccagtTCGGTAtctcgtcggactaccaactaaacacctcctcattgtcaaagagctagcctggaaccgtttgtcatattactttggggtagtccccgaactctcccgccttgtggagccttcaaatcaaggaaattaagtgtgatgggcgtcgtccacaactccattgcaaaacagacAATCcgaagatcgcgcctttccaatcttgtgcaggtaagactgaaaacctccatgcccacttaaaaattcgaTAAGGAAATGGTCAGCctcaccatgtttccgattcagccacccacctaagttgccgatgagccgcgcagtccatctgcccctaatttcattttgcgaagagagctgccactcgtctagagtgtgttgccgttcttcgcgagcaaccacctcccttgcgcttgtatatggcctgacgctcccaagcaagaagggcaacggggataactcccatgatcaccatcacggtcggttcagagacagtgcggtacgcagacgtaaaccgcaaagctccccgtctctgtacttgtacgagacgtttacgatatatctCCTTGCCAAGaccgtcagcccatacctctgcgccgtagagcaagacagactgcgttgaactcatcaagagacgtcgcctgctaaatGTAGGcctcccaatgtttgccattagcctacttaacgccgaaactccagctgcagctttgttcgctgctattttgatttgatcaaaaaagctcatctttgaatcaagagtcagcccgaggtactttaccgctggttttgactcgattatcgactcgccgaacgatatagaaggcagggtcggaattctctttttagccagggtgactacttcggtttttttccagtgcaaggttgaaaccatgagtagtcatccatccgcttactcgtcgcatcaatatgccgagtctgctttgcgcctgttcgacagtgcgtccaacaacaagcgccgcgacgtcagctgcatagccgaccaggcgcgactcttctggcatgttgagttAAAGtaaactatcataggtagcgttccagaggaacggtcctaggatgaattcctgtgctacccccaaagtgacctccattctcctctgaccctctagcgtttcacaGAACAGGGAGCGGCTCCTCAGGtagttcctcaatatccgtaagagatagttcggctcgtagaaagtattgtctagtgtacctAAAATATTTTCCCTCTTAccttaaaaccaaactgccggggagataaatctccgcgtatcgcttcagcgaatctacttctgatgagttttgCGAGCACTTTTCCAACAGTGGGCGgaatgaagacggcaacttggGGTCGTCTtaccctttgtggatcagcgcaagcctcgccaccttccaatgagcagggaaagtgccctcttttagGCAAGCGTGGAATGGGCCGAGCAGTAGATCATGGCCGGTGTTGGAagaccaatttgtatacctctgctggaataccatcgaatcctggcgctttcttgtttttcatagagaggactgcctgttccaactcttttatagagaaaagtggacggtcctctgcgctctccgggCCGATATTATCATCCCATAGtgtccttacaatgcggtccatctgctcggccttaagtgaacaggatttccgcagagccccaattaccaatttgtaaccgagtccacacgggtccccattcacctcgccgaccaaatcctgccagcagcgagctttgctcttgtttattgcgctgcagagtctccttttggctgatttttaCTTCTGTCactatggtacatgccttctccctgtcgcttagacgttgtgttaagcggcggagcctgtgacactccttccggagctctgcgatttccactttccaccaatacatagaaggtttgccacggcTTGATGCCCTCCTgttcgtcgttatcaggttcataactgaatttacgaccatGTCGGCTGCTGCGCCATCGCTCCCAGgggtaccctccagcgcggccccacctgttcgaAGAGTTTcggcaaacctcccggtgttcactttcgcgacgtgccatgcacagaaagagtgccggggtggcgcacaccgagaatttatgtccaccacttcgaaggcaatgtattgatggtcgcttgtcgagaagtctttcagaactcgccacccgtgattccgacgcgaatgttacgtctgaaatgcttccctcgcagcccgagCGCCGGAACGTTGCGGTGGatacggtgtttaaaactaccagtcctgttctcgtcgccatttccagaattcatttCCTTCAGGATTCTGTGTCAGGCATGCCCCATTAAGTGTcccagcattgaagtcacccccgactagGATTCGCCCATCTGTGCCTTAGATAGCGTCTTTCAaggcatcaagcctgcgtcgaaagtccggcatcgtttcattcggcgtaagatagacaccaaaaaacgttatccctgaactccgaatccagacaaagccgtcccctcggccttgggtaagaaccctaaggaggggagggtgccgtcccgaacccagatggcagcggtacctgatatgccatgaaactgggtccatGTTTTGGTATTACTCACTGATGAATACTAATTCAGcagctgcgctagcaactcatgagcggttgcacttcggCGCAGTGTGCACAACGTCCTCATTAGTCGCATAGTTTCATTAGCTCGTTTTTcatccctttgctgacgtttttctggaggaacgtcacagatcgcatgcgcttcaccactgccgcgcatttcttaataagcctttcctcttcagcttgcgccagagtagttgACAGCTCTCCCacttggcttatattcgaaaccatttggttagtatcggcagtttccactgtggctCTTTCCACAATTATAACACTgcgtggtatggtctgggttcctgtctccgttgtaggtgctgcatcactttgcgaATCCTTCTTTCCGTCTGcgcgatgtctcgtcgggtatttcagcccttggtgCGTCCTTCGCCGAGTGCTGGGGcgagcggcgcattttcgtactgcgaataaacgcagccagctcactctccgcTTCCATTATCTCCTCGTTTGATTCGTTTTTGTtctccatttaagttgtttactagcgcatcgtgtgcaagggagcgagccgcaatagtcaggagcgGATATACCTTCGGAGACAAAGCCCCTACTCCAGTTCCTTGAAGCgtaacctacgattagctgatcccggaactcacagacggatcagcgcttagggcaacgcggtctactaatacagGTTCAATGCACATTACCCAACCAGGGTCCCAAAGGGGATGGCtcttgatacacgccacaactaccaccttggcagagctaggctcacatcaccccatcgacggcTCCAgtgactcccagtgtgtcccggcgtgtatcggtcattaccagttcgctcttcatcgagaaactttctcgaggctactacctaggacgcaggtattatgccagctagggggtcagaactacttgctcgggcacctcgtaAGCGACACGTAAAGgatgacgatccctgagggatggCGGTGATAAGGTTGTTCTGGAGACCAAGTTGTTTCAGAATCCCAGCGCCATTACGATATTTACCTCGAAGTTAAGAGAAACCTCGTGCCAGccgagctttattttctgctatTTGGGTAGATGAGAGACCGTTGCCGTTTCGAGTTGCTGGTAGCGGCAAGGGTCCCCGAAGGTTATGGTTTTTCCGTATTGAGTTTTTTCCTGAAGGCTTACTTGAGGGTAAGATTTTGGCTTCAAGAGGTGGTGCTGATTGGAATCTACGGACAAGACCGCTGACAAGCAAGGgtttgcttcggctcgtccggcAACATTGTTCTTTCCATGCTGCTTTTTTTTGAGGACACAGCAAGCGATCGCGGATATTATTCCAAAGCTTCTTCAATACAACACTGGGAACCTCGGATTCAATAGAATTTCGAAAGAAAGATAGCACCCTTTGATGAACATTAGGAAAGGGAGTCAACTTCGTCGGCAAAAATTAGGCGTAGTTATGGCCCACGCAGTGGGCACTGGCAACAATAATAAGTTAGGTGATCTCTTACCTGGTGTTGATTCTTGTGGCGCGGGTGACATATATTCGAATTGTGAAAGAAGAGGTGGCGATCCTTAtaaagagagagaaaaaaagTTCGTTAGTCACCTCTTGATTTAAATTAAGCACTTCCGCCTTACCTAGAGTGGCATCTGAAGGTGGCGACATAAGGTAACCAGACTCTTCCATTTCCAACGCCTGTTCCATTATCAATTCCTCTGCACTATTCAATGACATCGCGTAAATATCCGTAAAGGTCGATTCAGTCTTCGTTTTCGCTGGCAGCTCCACAGCCTCCGTAGTTTCGTTCACTTTCAGCTTCTTCTCTTTCTTATTCGATTTCTTCGACACGTAGCTGGGCACGTTTTGCAGTAGTTCGCCCGTTTTGTGGTCAACTTTGTGACGTCGTCTTGTATGTTTCAGCCAATTGGGAAAGTTGGTGAAGTCACGCGCGCAATATTTACACTTGTAGGGCCGCTCGCCAGTGTGAATGTTTGAGTGTTGCTTGAGCTTTGAGCTGCTAATGAAACTTTTATTGCATTCGCTGCACACGAAGGGACGCTTCTCCAAGTGCACGAGATTGTGCACTTTGAGGCAACGCTCGGTTTTATACATTTTTCCGCACTTCTCGCATTTGTATTGGCGGGTGGATGTGTGGTAGCGTTGATGCTTGATAAGATGTGATCGCTCGGGGAAGCTGCAAGGATTTTCCTTATTAGAAACTACCTTCATTGGTAAATTGCAGGGAGTAAGGCAGGGGAGGTGGGTACTTACGACATCTGACACTGAGAGCATTCGAATGGTTTCTCGCCAAGATGCGCCTTGGTGTGGTGAATTAAGTTAATTTTCTGGACAAATTTTTGGCCACAAATATCACAGCTAAATCGTTCACTTTCGTTATGAATTTTGCGGTGTAACCACATGCTACTGACTTTCAACCTGAACATGTGAGAGGTGATTAGGACTCTAGAAGGGGAGAATCAAGTCTATTCGTTTACTTACTGTTTATCACAAACGGGGCATGTGTACACCTCATTCCTCTTACTGTTCCTATGAACCTTTCCGTGCGCTTTCAAGGACTCCTTGGAGTCGAACTCCTCCTCGCAGTTCTTACACTTGAAAGTCTCCTTTGAACAGGTGGTCGCTAGAGAGACGGGTCCTTGGCAGGGCAGCCCTGCGCCTGGTTCTGCCTTTATCATCGTATGCGGAAGGGTgtacgagctgctggcatcacGAATAGCAGTCATCGACCCCGGACTCCCTTGGGTATGGGACACAGCCTCCAGTTTTGGGATTCTACGCGGGGAGCTTGTTTCTTGGCAGGTAACTTCAGCGACTGGCCTTGCTTTCACCACCCCGGCCATCAGGCTGCAGGCGTTGCTGTCGTCGTCCTGTGCCAAACCAATCAGCTCC
The window above is part of the Hermetia illucens chromosome 3, iHerIll2.2.curated.20191125, whole genome shotgun sequence genome. Proteins encoded here:
- the LOC119652751 gene encoding serendipity locus protein H-1-like, yielding MKEKRPEEINNWLLKAALDCVKDETSLDIDLSACAPIPSAPNDNTLSDVWNTNQEGLEKEPALQIPEGQELIGLAQDDDSNACSLMAGVVKARPVAEVTCQETSSPRRIPKLEAVSHTQGSPGSMTAIRDASSSYTLPHTMIKAEPGAGLPCQGPVSLATTCSKETFKCKNCEEEFDSKESLKAHGKVHRNSKRNEVYTCPVCDKQLKVSSMWLHRKIHNESERFSCDICGQKFVQKINLIHHTKAHLGEKPFECSQCQMSFPERSHLIKHQRYHTSTRQYKCEKCGKMYKTERCLKVHNLVHLEKRPFVCSECNKSFISSSKLKQHSNIHTGERPYKCKYCARDFTNFPNWLKHTRRRHKVDHKTGELLQNVPSYVSKKSNKKEKKLKVNETTEAVELPAKTKTESTFTDIYAMSLNSAEELIMEQALEMEESGYLMSPPSDATLGSPPLLSQFEYMSPAPQESTPELPLSSLTSNCQYYLPSLSPLHTNISTISSPDDAGQQNYTRTLPSVETLFASSFQKASLPHH